The stretch of DNA GGAAACAAGACTGAAAACTATGAAACATTTGCGGAATCGCTCATGCATTTTGTTCTGACTAATGCGCTTATTCCAAGCCAAAGAAAAATAACACTAGGCCAAGCTGAGATAGATATTGTAATTCCAGACACTAGAACGTTAAAAACATCAAACAAAGACGCAATCGTGATTTTATTTCCAAAGACAGAAAACGTAAAATCAATACTACAAAGATTAGAAAAAACGCTCACCATTCAAACAATTAAAGAAAATATTTGGCTTGTGCAAAAGTCATCACTGGGATTACCATACAAAACATACGAACTAGAGAGAAGTGGCTCGTTTTTTCACATTATTGAGGATGTCAAAAAGACAACGGCTGGCAAGAGTCAATCAAAATTAAAGATCTTTAAAGTTTAGACAACACAGAGTCTTTTTGCAAGATTTGTGATATTGTCATGATGTTACCATTTTGTATGTTGGGGATTTTACAAATGACATCGATGCCACTCAGCGACACCAGATCCTCTTCTAGTTCTTGCATGACATATCCTTCAGTATCAGTCTGGTTAATTATCAGCCCCAAAACGTTTATTCCATATTTTTTGCATAGATTCAAGGCAAGTAACGTGTGGTTAACAGAGCCCATCTTGGTTCCAGTCACCATCAAAACATCAAGATTCAGATCTTTTATCAGATCCGCAACAAAGTAATCCCTCAAAATAGGAACAAGTATTCCACCAATTCCCTCAACTAGAACAACATCGTGGTTTGCTTGTAATTTCTCATAGCTCGATAAAACCAGGTCAACGTCTATTGTTTTGCCCAGTTTTTTTGCGGCTCGATACGGCGAAGTCGGAATTGGGAAAAAATACGGATTAATCAGTGATTCAGGATCATTTACGCCGGAATGGTGTACAAGTAATTCGACATCTTCAGATTTGAATCCGTTTTTTTGTGGAATTCCTGTTGCAAAAGGTTTCATTACGCCTACATCGACACCAGAAGACTTTAGAGTACTTGTAAGGGCGCACGTAAAGACGGTTTTGCCTATGCCAGTGTCAGCACCAGTAATGAAAATCGACTTCATGTAAAAACTCCTAGTATATGGAATTAATCCTTTTACCGCTTGATTATTAAAATGAAAATCACCCATACAGGCAATGAGACCCAGTTCTGTGTGGCACCCATACACGCAAATGTCAGAATGGGATTCATTTCCAAATATTGTCAGGGGGGATGGATTTTGGCTCATAGACTCTGATGGAAACAGATATCTGGATGGCGTGGCAAGTATGTGGTGTAACGTTTGGGGTCACTCTAAAAAAGAACTAGTTTCCGCAATCAGCAAGCAAGCAAAGAAAATCACCCATTCATCTTTGTTCAATCTTACAAACAACCAGGCAGAAAACTTGGCAGAAAAACTAATTGCGATATCACCAGGCATGAATCGAGTCTTTTACTCTGATAATGGTTC from Candidatus Nitrosotenuis aquarius encodes:
- the bioD gene encoding dethiobiotin synthase, yielding MKSIFITGADTGIGKTVFTCALTSTLKSSGVDVGVMKPFATGIPQKNGFKSEDVELLVHHSGVNDPESLINPYFFPIPTSPYRAAKKLGKTIDVDLVLSSYEKLQANHDVVLVEGIGGILVPILRDYFVADLIKDLNLDVLMVTGTKMGSVNHTLLALNLCKKYGINVLGLIINQTDTEGYVMQELEEDLVSLSGIDVICKIPNIQNGNIMTISQILQKDSVLSKL